The segment TATGGTTCTTCTGAAATGCAATTGGGCAACATTCTGCCAAAATTGCCCCGCGAGAAGCTGATTGCTCAAACCAAAGTTGCACCTGTGGCAGACCCAAACGAATTTAGAAAAACGTTTGAGACTTCACTGAGCTATTTAAAACTCGACTATGTTGACCTGCTCGGACTGCACGGCATTAATGACACGGAAACATTTGAAGATGCGCTTCGCTGTTTAGATGTAGTGAGATCGCTGCAAGAACAAGGCAAAGTTCGCCATGTCGGATTTTCGACACATGGTTCCACAGAAATTATTATCAAAGCGATCGAGACGAATCAATTCGATTACGTCAATCTGCATTGGTACTACATCAATCAACTGAATTGGAGCGCGATCGCTGCTGCTACTGCTCACGATATGGGCGTTTTTATCATCAGCCCGACGAATAAAGGCGGCAATCTGCACGAGCCTCCAGCTAGGCTAAGAGAACTTTGTGCACCGCTTTCTCCAGTTGTGTTTAATGATTTGTTCTGCCTCAGTCATTCTCAGGTTCATACCTTGAGTATTGGAGCCGCGAAACCGACTGATTTCGATGAGCATTTGAAAACATTGGCGTGGATAGATCGCGCAGATGAAATTCTGCCTCCAATCATTCACCGTCTAGAGCAAGCCGCGATCGAGCGATTGGGAGAAGATTGGTTTAAGCGGTGGCACGTTGGCTTACCCTCGGTCGATGAAACTCCTGGACGCTTAAATCTTCATACAGTGATCTGGTTGAGAAATTTAGCGATCGCTTACGATTTAGTCGATTATGCGAAGATGCGCTACAACCTGTTAGGTCAAGCCAGCCATTGGTTTCCGGGCGCGCGCGTCAGTGAAATTGATCTAGAAGCATTGCGCCCTGTTTTACAAGACAGTCCATTTCGCGATCGCATTCTCGACGTTCTTCGTGAGGCGGATCAACTGCTGGGAGGCGAAACCGTGAAACGTTTATCGCAACAATAGAAAAATTTCTCGATCGACGCTCCTCATCCATCAACAAACATCGAAACGAAATTAGAAATTTCTGCAAATTTAAACGTGCAAACTTTTTCGGACAGGGTAAAGTAAGGAGATTCTGTTTTATTGCCCTCAGTGCAGGCACTGAATTTTTTCTGTGATTGCAATCTATCCTGGCAGTTTTGACCCGATTACATACGGACATCTCGACTTAATTAAGCGAGGTGCACTGTTGTTCGATCGAGTGATCGTCGCCGTTCTGCGAAACCCTAACAAAACTCCGCTCTTTACTGTTCAACAGCGTTTAGAGCAGATCCGGATCGCAGTCCAGCAAATTCCCAACGTGGAAGCCGATAGCTTTGAGGGCTTGACTGTAACTTATGCTCAACTGCGAGGCGCATCTGCCCTCTTACGAGGATTACGAGCCGTTTCTGACTTTGAGATGGAGTTACAAATGGCACACACCAATAAAACATTATCGACTCAGATCGAGACGGTATTTCTTGCCACCTCGAATGAGTACAGTTTTCTGAGCAGTAGTGTTGTTCGAGAAATCGCCAGATTTGGTGGTTCGATCGACCATCTTGTTCCTACCCATGTCGCCGAAGATATTTACCGATGCTACGCCAAGAATCACCCAGTATCAGCCCTGACGGATTCACCGCTCCCGAACGCCGCAACAATGGTGCAAGAGACGTGCAAAGAGTAGGAAGTCTCGATATTCAAAGAGAGTTGAATCGGCTGGAGGAGATGATTCTCGACAGCCCTAGAATTCCGCTATCGCGCCGCACGCTGATTGATGAAGAGCAGTTTCTCGATCAGTTAGACCTGGTACGGTTGAGCTTGCCCGAAGCATTTCATGAAGCGGTCGAAATTGCCCGCCATCGAGATGAGATTCTCGATCAGGCAGAACAGTACGCTCAAGAAATTGTCGAAGAAGCAGAACGCCGCGCGGCTCAGATGATGAATGAGTCCGGCATTATTCAACGAGCAGAGCAAGAAGCGCAGCAGATTCGCCTCTCGGTACAGCAAGAATGTGAAGCAGTCCAACAGCAAACGATCGCTCAAATTGAGCAGATGCGTCGCCAAGCTCAGCAAGATCTAGACGAGATGCGTCGAATGGCGATCGAGGAAAGTGAAGATGTGCAGAATGGGGCGGATGAGTACGCTGATAAGGTGCTGCGCGACATGGAATCGCAGATGACAGAGATGCTAAGAATTGTCCGCAATGGTCGGGCACAGTTGCAGATCAATCAGCCACAACCACAACAAGTTGCTCCACCCAAGCCAATGCCGCCAAAGGGCAATTCAGAACAACGCAAGCCTCAGCAGTAGAGTGCTAAGCCGAATCTGTCGCGAGGAGTGAAGTTTCGGCTGCACTCAATGCGGGAATTCGGCTTAACTTTGTCCTGCTTTCAAATTCGAGAGCATTTCGACTGCATCTCCTAATGCAGTCGTTAAGCTTTTGCGTGTTTCACTGTGGCTGAGTTGTTCAGCTTGTAGATCTTGGACGAGTTGATTGCGATCGCTCCACACTTCAATTAATTTCGCCTGAAGTTCTGAAACGGTTTGCAGCTCAAAAATTTCGGATTCTACTTCAGTTTCGGAAGCATACGAGGCAGCTTTGACGCGATCGAGTTCTGCTTGCAATTGAGCGATCGCATCTTGTAGTGCGAGAACCTCAGAGCGGCGTTGTCCAGCCTCAATTTCATAGCGCTTGCGCCAATTATCAGCACTGGCATGTGCCGCCTGCTCGGACGCTTGGGCTGCCTTGACTTGTTGCTGTAGGTCTTTAATTTCTTGCAGCCACCCAACAACTTGTTGCGACATCTCTGTATCCTTATGTAATCCTGTGTTCAACACGATACATCAAGATCTCAGTTTCAGTTCCAGTTTTGATGAGCGCGATCGAGAACATATTCAGCAACGGATTGAATCTCTGATTCGTTCAAGCGATCTTTGTAAGCAGACATATTTCCTTTTCCGTTGGTAATAATTGCCACGATCGCTTCGACGGTTGCGTATCCATTCTTTTCTAGTGCTTTCAGCTTCAGTGTTTTTCCGCGTCGCACAATGTTGCCCCCATTCACATGACAGCCCGCACACTGAAGCTCAAATAACTGTGCAGGTGACTCATCTGCCCAAGCTGGCGACGAAAAAAGTAAAACAGCACTTAAGAGAATGGCAATGAATTTCAGCATTGAGGTTACAAATCAGTTTTCTGGATTTTGACATACTCCGGATTTCTTCGGCACAATAGCAAATGTTGTGAGGAAATCAGGAGCTTGTCGTGATCGGAAAAATTGCTATTGGCGTTGCGTGTTTTGCGATCGCGTTTGTTCTCGCGAGTCTGGTCGAGTACTGGGTGCACCGACTCATGCACAAGCCCTACAAATTGGGTGAACGACATCGCGATCATCACCGCCGCAATGAAGGGCAAGGCGTGATTTGGGAGTTTTTTGATTATCTCAAAGGCACGATTCTGATTATGGGATTGTTGT is part of the Leptolyngbya boryana PCC 6306 genome and harbors:
- a CDS encoding aldo/keto reductase, which translates into the protein MLYRRFGRTELQMPVFSCGGMRYQFKWQDVAPDEVPNDQQANLEATIRRSFELGMYHIETARGYGSSEMQLGNILPKLPREKLIAQTKVAPVADPNEFRKTFETSLSYLKLDYVDLLGLHGINDTETFEDALRCLDVVRSLQEQGKVRHVGFSTHGSTEIIIKAIETNQFDYVNLHWYYINQLNWSAIAAATAHDMGVFIISPTNKGGNLHEPPARLRELCAPLSPVVFNDLFCLSHSQVHTLSIGAAKPTDFDEHLKTLAWIDRADEILPPIIHRLEQAAIERLGEDWFKRWHVGLPSVDETPGRLNLHTVIWLRNLAIAYDLVDYAKMRYNLLGQASHWFPGARVSEIDLEALRPVLQDSPFRDRILDVLREADQLLGGETVKRLSQQ
- the coaD gene encoding pantetheine-phosphate adenylyltransferase, which produces MIAIYPGSFDPITYGHLDLIKRGALLFDRVIVAVLRNPNKTPLFTVQQRLEQIRIAVQQIPNVEADSFEGLTVTYAQLRGASALLRGLRAVSDFEMELQMAHTNKTLSTQIETVFLATSNEYSFLSSSVVREIARFGGSIDHLVPTHVAEDIYRCYAKNHPVSALTDSPLPNAATMVQETCKE
- a CDS encoding ATP synthase F0 subunit B, yielding MLRQESPSISPDGFTAPERRNNGARDVQRVGSLDIQRELNRLEEMILDSPRIPLSRRTLIDEEQFLDQLDLVRLSLPEAFHEAVEIARHRDEILDQAEQYAQEIVEEAERRAAQMMNESGIIQRAEQEAQQIRLSVQQECEAVQQQTIAQIEQMRRQAQQDLDEMRRMAIEESEDVQNGADEYADKVLRDMESQMTEMLRIVRNGRAQLQINQPQPQQVAPPKPMPPKGNSEQRKPQQ
- a CDS encoding c-type cytochrome, with the protein product MLKFIAILLSAVLLFSSPAWADESPAQLFELQCAGCHVNGGNIVRRGKTLKLKALEKNGYATVEAIVAIITNGKGNMSAYKDRLNESEIQSVAEYVLDRAHQNWN